The Centropristis striata isolate RG_2023a ecotype Rhode Island chromosome 1, C.striata_1.0, whole genome shotgun sequence nucleotide sequence tatttttgtaataaaggtatttttttctttctttttttttaatggcatttgcacttaatgtagagaGAACAAGAAAACCCATGTAGAATAATACAGTACCTTTCTggaaaacaccttttttttttttacagtgtcccaCTCGAACAGGCGTTCAGACCAAATAATTCTACCTGTGACAGATTAACCAACTCTCCTGCAAACTTGTTCTTCTGGCTCCTCAGATTAGATAGgaaagtgacacacacacacataaagaaggCGACTTTACGGCTGTGGTTGTAGATATTTATATActctttgaaaatgtaaaaataaagctttaaaTGCACTTATTAGAAAGGCTACTTCTTACAGAACTCCTCTGTGTTCCTTTCACACTGTGTCCCACGTCAGGAAGCAAATGTGTGACCTTCAGGGAACTCAGAGGTTGAACTCAGTAAGCAACAGATTTGACTGAATTCtaaaattattttagaaaagGTGCCACGGACCAGGAAGGATTTCAGACAACCTGCTCGCTCATTTATATGCTTTAAATTACTTTggatgcacttgtttttttcagaataagagcTCAAACTACCAAAAACAGTGACATGAATACAGAGAACAGATGGCAGGGAGACAGACTGTAAATACAGCACACTGAATATTTTATACTCCTGCCTCTTGGGAGACAGTATAGTgacaaggacagagagaggagaggagtcagAGCGAGAAAGTGAAGGCTTGTGTCGTGTGGATACATGGCAGTAAAAGGGCAGTAATATATCATAGAAATTAATCTCTGTCAGtgggaaaaaatggttaaataaagCCCCACCTTCCTTGTAGCAGGTCCACATTATTAAGGGTAAAATGTGCTGTAAGTGTGAAGCTAGAATAATCTGTGAAATTGTCAAAAACTGAGAAGATTATGCTTCTTTAGGAGATAGCATGGTGAAATATTATTGctttcttattatttatttggacAGAGAGTTTGAGGCCGTACCACAGATCTTTAATGTGACTAAAGCTTTAATTTAAGCACACTGAGACTTTCCTTATCTTAATTTTGAAGCTAATGCTGCAGTCGCAGTGTCTTCTGGCTCGGCATTAGAAGACACATTTCTCTACTTTGAGCTTGCTGGCAGAGGGCTGCAGACCCTGGTCCAGCATTAGTGTGTAATGTTCGCCGTTCAGCTTCCCATCTGTGTAACCAAGCTTCCCCTGGCACAGCGATGGCTCTCTGTACCGGCATGCTACTGCTGCCGTTGTTCACAGCGGGGAAGGTGTAAACTTGGCTGGTGTCATTTGTGCCAGACATACTGCTTAGCATTCAGGCCAAAAAATCCCTCTGTGGTCTCACCAGTCTCTGTTCCACCTCTGCAGTGCCTTTGCATGTAGTGAAATCTGTGGTTTACTAACTCTTGGCAGGCAACAACGTGATTTATTTTGCAGATTCTGCTTCTTCTATCCTTCCAGTGAATTCTGCTGCAGCTAATGAGCTCTTTGTGCATGCATAGATCTGAAGATTGGCTTATTATGAGACTGTATagaattgtattattatttacaagCTGAAAACAGGTGATCCACAGAGACAGATTTAGACTTTCAAGcttgcaaatatgaataataaaatgtttcaactCTCCAAAGGTCACATTTCAAGAGTTGGGAAGACTTTGGTGTGtcatgagctttaagttgtAATGGGGAAACAACTTGGAtgccacaaatatatatatatatatattattgctcAGAGCCCTTAAACATATATTAAcagctgtttccagtatttccATGATAGAAACTGATCATGTGagccataaaaaatgtttttccgaTTATTCCAAAACAACGTGAATGCAGCAACAATTGTCCTTTCTTTACAATGCAAATGAAAGTGATGACTTCAGATCTACTCCAAAATTGAACATGTTCTTCCTCGAACAATGCTGCACCCTTCcacaaagtttcatgaaaatcagggaagtagtttttctgtaatcctgctgacaaacagcaCACTAAAAACATAAGGTCCTTGGCCGGTCTATTCAATTTGCGTACAATGACACAACTTTGCACTTTCAAATTTGTGCAATGCATACGCCTTTTGCATGCACAGGATATGCACAGGAGCCAAAAAATAGCAACCACACCGGTTCCAGGGCGTCGAAACTtcattatacataaacataacgATCGGTGATGTGAAAAGGTTGAAATGTCGGAAGCAAGAAGCACTTTAGGGCaaaggctctaaaagacagtttaaacattaaataaatgatgtaaatgctggaagtgaagtagttacgagcaTGACGTGACTACTGGATGTGACATATTTAGCAAAacgtgatgcaggaagttaagtaATGTTTGAAACACTTGGGATGAAACACCAACGCTGTTCTCCTGGATGAAGGTctggggtttgtttgaccctccTGCCTCCTTAACTGCAACTTTTGTGCTTAATATTCCACCTCTGCATTATTCATCATAACTATAGCCCCTAGAGGGCACCAATAACACAAAACGTAAACATAGGGAAGGATTGGCGTATCATATGCAAGCAAAATTGGATTTAAGTGTATGCATTACACgtaatttaaatgtgttaagtcgtgttatttaaatgtgttaagTCGTGTTAATTGCACACAGATTATAGAGGTTGGGCTGTAATAAGACAGAGAACAACCAGCTGTAAATGTAAATCAGTTCTCAATCAGAAACAGATCAGAGCAAATAAACTGATTAATGTTTCGAAGCATGCCACTGTTGGCCTGAAGCTGTTTGTGGGATGCGTTCAGACCCACAGAAGTGATAACGCTGAACACATCAAAGAGGGTTGTGTAACTGTAGATGTGTTGTAAATTTACTAAATGCTAAAGTACTGCACAGCTGTTTGTGTacgttttagtgtgtttttgtccCCAGAGCTCTCCCTAGCAGCATCAAGAGCAGAGAACCTGCGTTTGTTCTGCCGCAGTgccagaagagagagagagagagagagagagggagagagagagggagagacagacagaaggaaagATGTTGTTTATAATCCTCTCGTCTGTGTAGATGATCTCATACAGATCCCTTTGTGGCACAGTGAcacataaatcatattttttgttcatcATACAACTCTGATGGCATCTGGTTTTGTACAAAATACTCcattaacacacacagatacacacatatgGAGGTTAAAGTCATAAGAATGTGTGTATATCGTTCTGGACAGCtgcataataataaaacatattatgCAGCTCAAATTGTGGACTTGTATCTTTGTATTTGTTAATCATTTGCAAAGatgttttgatgcattttcaaAATATGCCATGCAATCAAGCTAAATCAAGGATTATCTTGAAAATATGGCATTTGCATGACACTAGATTTTCACTCAGTGCTTATAATATAAAAAGATTTTGTAAGTGTAAATATATGAACTGTCTTTTGTCTGCTGTAAACAGAAGCGGTCAAGGTGTCCTTCTCTGTTTACCTCCGTCTCTTCCTGTCCTCACCACTAACTCcagcagataaaaaaacaaacagaaaacgcTGACTATGCAGGGTCTCTGAACATGCAGGATAGCAGCAAGCAGGAGCAGCGAGGCTTGTGATTGGCTGGTGAGCACCCCACCCATTTTATAGTCTTCAATAAGGCAGGGAGGCCAGCTGACTCCAGgctgctctgctgcagcagctctgcacacacactcactttctctctgtttctgatgCAGGGGAGGGCAATGCAGACTGAAACTTCTTCTCCAGCTCTTTTTTTACACAGATACACAGTCACAATACGTAATCACTGACTCCTGAGCAGCCTTAAAGGAGCAGGGGAAGGTTAGAGAAGGTAATGCCAGTCCAGGGACTCAAACCAGCAACTGTTCGCTCACATCCTCCTTAAATCTGCACAAGCTGTCTGCCAGAATCTTGTTTTCTATAAACAGTGTCTGGACATGTTTTTCCCAAATTGAGCGTACATAGAGAAATCaataaatgtgatgttttttgcACTCTAACCAAGTTGTTTTTATCCCAGCGTATTCCCAGCATCTCCTtgcaattttgttttgttggcttgtttattttgcttcatactttttcatttcttctaaAAATATGTTCATACTGACTATATGTTTCCAAAGATATATGAAACACTAAAAAACCTGTCATAATTAaggaaaaatattgttttcatgttaaacaaGATTTGgctagtcatgttttttttccctcaggtctaatttaaaaaagagatgGCCCAATTAAATGTATCAACATGTAAGTAATTCAGAATTTCTTTAAACTTTTGACCTCCACTAAACTTCACCTCAAGTTTCTACATCCTGACACTGAGCTGTCCCAGACAAGCTGAcaacagaaagagaaatgtgGTGGAATAATAAATCCAAAGAGATGACCAGTTTTACTCCTCAAACTTCTCACTTATCTCACTGTGTGTATGGACCGTAATCAGGCGAGCTGTGTGGGCGTCAAAACACCTTCTGGCCAATCAAAGGGCTCCTTTACAGTAATGCATGATGTGTGTTTGAGCTGTTTCAGCAGGTGATCATTGGAACATGTCATCACTGTCAGGTGGCAAACCCACATCTCCAGATATGAAAGTCCATAGAAAATAACTGCATGTTTTCAGTACAATTTGGTTTCTTCTGCAAATTTGATAGTGTCTTCATCCTGACCACCCACATCAGTGTTGAACAGACGAGGGAGGTGTGAGGTCGTCACCAAACAGTGATAATGTATAGATTATAGGCTTGCCGTGCTAAATATTTTGCAGGTGAAcagatactttttaaaaaagcacttaAAGCCCTTTAATAGTGGGTCGTTTGAGATTCACTCGATGCTCGTGTTTTATCTTTGGTGTTAGATTTTATTTGACACATTTGATTTAtgcttttatgattattttatggATAGTGACATCTTTTTAGTactttgttttatgtattctttATGAGTGAgttgtttttagtctttctCTCTTCGTTTAGCTCACTGAGACCAGTTCTGATCAATAATGTTAATCTGGCACTGAAGTATTTAGTCATGACATTAAGATCAGGATAAACAAGATGAGTGGAACTTTCTCTCCCCCTGTAGTACTCCTTATCCAGAGGTTACCATGGTAACTAAACACCCATCAGATGAGTGGGGGAAATAATAAGTTATCTCATAATCAGTATAAGTACACATTCAGTAGCATTACCAGAACCAAATATTATATCTCTACATATACATATGTGCACAGTGTGATTTGGGATTGGTAAATAATGCACAAATAATATAACATCTGGATAATCACATAACTTGCAACTTTtactattttgtattttgtatgcaATTTAATACACTGTATTTATAATTTTGCATGAACTTTTAGAAGATTTGACCACACTGCAGAATCACTCCACGAAAAGTAAAAGTCCCACTCaagtttttatatattccaaatatattattagattattattattgatgaatttatgtaagcagcattttactgttaatgtagGACTAATTTTGACTAATTAATATACTGTCATGTGTTAAATCTATCACTTTattcatgttaaattttgacccgaaaagaaactaaagctgtcagctaaatgtagtggagtgaaaaagtacataaatgactgaaaatgtagtggagtagaattataaagttacataaatggaaaagcACATgaacctcaaaattatacttaaaagtactgtacttgtgtaaatgcacttagttacattccaccactggtgaacaagtctgtgaacacacacacacacacacacacacacacacttgccctCATCACCTTTCTTGAACTCCTCCAGCATGGCGTCCAGCTTGGTGTCGTTGAAGACGCAGTGCAGCGGGTGTTTGTAGAACTGGGTGATGGTCTTCAGCGGGGTGCAGTCGTCCGGGTCCACGAAGGCCAGGTCCTTCACGAACAGGATGTCCACGATGTTGGACCGCTCGTTCTCATACACCGGTATCCTCGTGTAGCCGCTCTGCATCATGTCAGACATGGTGTTGAAGTCCAGAACCACGTCCGAGGACAGCATGAAGCAGTCCGTCAGCGGCGTCAGGACGTCCTCCACGGTCTTGGTGCGCAGCTCCAGTGCGCCCTGGATGATGTTGAGCTCCTCTTTGACCAGGTCGTGGTACGGGTCTGTGACGCGCAGCACCTCCAGGAGTTTCTCCCTGGTGTAAAAGTTTGAGATCTCCTGGTTGAGGATGAGGTCCAGCAGCTTGCTGATGGGGTAGGAGATGGGAAAGGAGAGCACCATCAGCAGCCGCGTCACCCATATGGTTTTGGAGGCGATGGCCAGACCGTGGCGCGACGCCACCGAGTGTGGGAGGATTTCCCCGATGAAAAAGATGCCGAAGGCGCAGATGACCGTGGAGAGCCAGGTCATGCCCAGGATCTGGCACATCCACACGGCGAGCGAGGCGTTAATGATCGCGGTCCCCAGCAGCAGAGTGCACAGGACGTAGTTGCCGTGTCGACGAACGGACTCGATTTTCCGCGCGTAGTTCTGCTCCTTGTCGGTGCCGCTGTTCTGGAGCACCTGCAGCTCCACCGGGTCCAGCGCCAGCAGGCTCAGGTTCAGCCCGCTGAACAGAGCCGACAGCCCGAGCAGCAACACGGACACCAGCACCTGCAGCCAGAGCTCCGGGACAGCCGAGCGCTCCACCACGGCCACCCAGAAATCCCTCGTCCGGTAGTGTTCCCACTTGGAGCCGTCAAAGGCGCACATGGAGTAGTACTTGATCTTCTCCCCCCTCCGTAGGTCCTTGGCCAGCAGCTCCACCAGCACCGAGTTCTGACTGGAGGCAGACTTGAAAGATCCTAAAACCTCGATGTCGGACGTCCTGGCGGTCTTGTCCATGCACATGTTCCGCTTCGGGTGAACTTGTCCCTCCCGTCCGGGAGTTGGCTCCTCGATGAACGCGATCCAGGGCGCGGCGTTGTTGGCGCGACTCGCCGCGGTGCGGTTGAGCCTCTGCGGGGAGGTGGAGTAATAAACCCGCAGCATGAAGCGGGTCCCCTCGGTGGTTTTCAGCACCCCGTCCGCCACGGACAGCTCCGCTCCGGTTTCCTCCGGCCGAAAGCCGAGCAAGCCGAGCGCCGGGGCGGGGAGCAGAGAGCAGGCGGCGaaggagagcagcagcaggcggGAAGGAGAGAGCGGAGCCCCGCGGGAGCAGAGCAGGGCTCCGGTTCGGGACCGCGCGGCCGCATCCTCCGCAGCCATGATGCGGTGTGAGGTGCTCGTTCAGTCCAGAGCTCCGGGGTCACGTGGTGGCGCTGCGTGGTTCCGGTCCATATGGGAGAAGGAGGGACCAGCAGATCTCCGCGACCAGCGCTGATTATGATGTTCTGTTGCACTGACAGGGAGAGGCGCGCTCCACTGTGCCGTGACGTAACTTTCCAATAATAGCCTCGAGCTCACCACCATGACAAATGActgtagaataataataataataataataataataataataataataataataataataataataacaaaaataataatccaggagtttatgttttatttattgagctAAATCACTGATTTGCAGtgattttctttgtgttttatgacTCTTTTGGGCTCACTTGTAAACGATTTCTATTGTGTGACCGTCAATGACTGGATCATATTAAATAggctaataatagtaattttttttacgaAGATAACAATGGTTGTAATAGTAATTAATTGTATTGCTGTTACTCATTGAAGCGTCCCTAGTTAGGTTATAGCCTAGacagtaaagtacaaatatataTTAGGTAAACAATGGCAGCAAAAGTTGACAAACACTTAccgtcaaataacagtaaacaaccgtAAGTAATTTTACAGATTCTTTTGTTAAAATTAGATATAAACCTGTGTACAAAACCCCCAATATCTTCAGAATAACTAAAgggttatttttactttaatatgacagcAAGTTTTACTATTagaacagaaagttgccttttacagatttcaacttttattttatggttaatatatgtaataaaagtaatttactttctGTAGCAGTTGCACTTATTGctctggaaaataactttttttttcattttttataaaaaaaaattaacagcatAGTTATCTAACTCTAACCTactttatagcattttttaaatcaaattttccATATTATTGCTCCTTTATTTCTAAAGTGAAGGTGGTCAACACTGATATTTTGACTGCCATACTGCTGTTATAATGCACTCATTACAA carries:
- the LOC131970684 gene encoding metal transporter CNNM1-like, with amino-acid sequence MAAEDAAARSRTGALLCSRGAPLSPSRLLLLSFAACSLLPAPALGLLGFRPEETGAELSVADGVLKTTEGTRFMLRVYYSTSPQRLNRTAASRANNAAPWIAFIEEPTPGREGQVHPKRNMCMDKTARTSDIEVLGSFKSASSQNSVLVELLAKDLRRGEKIKYYSMCAFDGSKWEHYRTRDFWVAVVERSAVPELWLQVLVSVLLLGLSALFSGLNLSLLALDPVELQVLQNSGTDKEQNYARKIESVRRHGNYVLCTLLLGTAIINASLAVWMCQILGMTWLSTVICAFGIFFIGEILPHSVASRHGLAIASKTIWVTRLLMVLSFPISYPISKLLDLILNQEISNFYTREKLLEVLRVTDPYHDLVKEELNIIQGALELRTKTVEDVLTPLTDCFMLSSDVVLDFNTMSDMMQSGYTRIPVYENERSNIVDILFVKDLAFVDPDDCTPLKTITQFYKHPLHCVFNDTKLDAMLEEFKKGKSHLAIVQRVNNEGEGDPFYEVMGIVTLEDVIEEIIKSEILDETDLYTDNRTKRRVSHHERKQQDFSIFKLSENEMKVNISPQLLLATHRFLSTEVEPFKPAHISEKILLRLIKHPSVVQELKFDERNKRAQQHFLFQRNKPVDYFILVLQGRVEVEFGKEALKFENGAFSYFGVPSIMPAVHRSPSRSSGLDRSESMLYGGSMGQLNGGGNVYLPDYSVRQLTHLQIIKITRSHYQNAVTATRMDSSPQTPDADARLAEGTTPTPEPPAAEHGATLMPPDHSTTSSTTTATLMPPPRETGRPSSARSRGQQSSVPHSTSLLNEKNRIVRSKSDGQKSPSDSVFLRMDEIPYIREDRSETDAHTDMASVPIETDTSPFISSLSLSGSEDTLGKKLLLKLSHKKRKKSREGEKTPEDISEQPLVKT